In Fusarium oxysporum f. sp. lycopersici 4287 chromosome 11, whole genome shotgun sequence, the following are encoded in one genomic region:
- a CDS encoding hypothetical protein (At least one base has a quality score < 10), producing MAEKHDIPDNASLTPSQAAGKTFATHHLHGGEQLEKRYSPLSVLAFAFTTTNSWMAFASGIAIPLACGGGPSIIYGLIAGGIIMATINIGFAELASAFPSAGGQYHIVFMAFPASTRRVAAFYTGWVSIIYLMAATASCNFFAASSVLDLVQLWHPSYSIEAWHTYLMHILLCIIAFAATSRFPAAIGRLTTTIFWLSLVGFIASMVTLLAVSDHKQSASTVFKEYKNVSGWGDGWAMITSITACLWAYSGVDGPTHLAEEVPNPSKNVPRAIFLTIGLGISTVVAWTIALMFSIKDVDAIIESTVPILEVYNQALNNRVATTIWSVYYIVMFYDIVLNLFIFSGRTIWSFSRDGGVPFSAFLSHLNWASPVRATAVMLALQIIIGVLYVASSTAYNSFIGLTLFALNITVTLPQAALLVRGRSCLPERSFSLGKAGYAVNTAATLFVALFSVSFCFPAFMPVTASSMNYLIVVMAVGLVFTTALWFGGLRKTFTGPQISLEGED from the coding sequence ATGGCCGAGAAACACGATATTCCCGATAATGCGTCCTTGACGCCCTCCCAAGCTGCTGGCAAGACATTCGCCACCCATCACCTCCACGGCGGTGAACAGCTTGAGAAGCGATACAGTCCCCTGTCTGTCCTAGCTTTTGCCTTCACCACTACCAATTCCTGGATGGCTTTTGCTTCAGGCATTGCGATACCGCTTGCTTGTGGTGGAGGACCCTCGATCATCTATGGTTTGATCGCTGGTGGAATCATCATGGCTACCATCAACATTGGCTTTGCTGAATTGGCCTCAGCGTTCCCTTCGGCTGGTGGACAGTATCATATTGTCTTCATGGCCTTTCCCGCGTCTACCCGACGCGTTGCTGCCTTTTATACTGGTTGGGTCTCCATTATCTACCTGATGGCTGCGACAGCGTCTTGCAACTTCTTCGCTGCCAGCTCtgttcttgaccttgtccaaCTGTGGCACCCATCATACAGCATCGAGGCTTGGCATACGTACTTGATGCATATCTTGCTGTGCATTATCGCCTTTGCCGCCACTTCGCGGTTCCCTGCTGCCATCGGCCGATTGACTACTACCATCTTCTGGTTGTCGTTGGTTGGCTTCATCGCTTCCATGGTCACTCTTCTCGCTGTTAGTGATCACAAGCAGTCGGCTTCTACTGTTTTCAAGGAGTACAAGAATGTCAGTGGATGGGGAGATGGCTGGGCCATGATCACCTCTATCACTGCCTGCTTATGGGCCTAcagtggtgttgatggtCCTACCCACTTGGCAGAAGAAGTGCCGAACCCAAGTAAGAATGTCCCTCGGGCtatcttcttgaccatcgGCCTCGGCATCTCCACTGTCGTCGCCTGGACTATCGCCCTTATGTTCTCCATCAAGGATGTCGATGCCATCATTGAGTCGACAGTACCTATTCTCGAGGTCTACAACCAagctctcaacaacagagTTGCTACCACCATCTGGTCTGTCTACTACATCGTCATGTTCTACGACATCGTTCTGAACTTATTCATCTTCTCTGGTCGAACCATATGGTCCTTCTCTAGAGACGGAGGTGTCCCTTTCTCAGCATTCCTGTCGCATCTCAACTGGGCCAGTCCTGTTCGAGCTACTGCAGTCATGCTTGCCCTGCAGATCATTATTGGAGTTCTGTACGTTGCTTCAAGCACCGCTTACAACAGCTTCATTGGTCTTACACTCTTTGCGCTCAACATCACTGTCACTCTCCCCCAGGCCGCGCTGCTTGTTCGCGGGCGTAGCTGCCTTCCTGAGAGGTCTTTCTCACTTGGGAAAGCGGGATATGCCGTAAACACTGCGGCTACACTATTTGTTGCATTGTTCTCTGTCAGCTTTTGCTTTCCCGCCTTCATGCCTGTTACGGCATCCTCCATGAACTACCTTATCGTAGTTATGGCAGTGGGTCTGGTATTTACGACTGCACTCTGGTTCGGTGGTCTCCGAAAGACGTTCACTGGACCTCAGATCAGTCTAGAGGGCGAGGATTAG